The Hymenobacter sp. DG25A nucleotide sequence TTTCCGCTGATTTTGTTCCTGGTGGGCCTCAGCACCATTATTACCGTGTGGGTGGGCGGCCAGGAAGTGATTCGGGGCACCATCACTACGGGCAGCATTGCGGAGTTCCTGATTTACGTGAACCTGCTCACCTGGCCCGTGACGGCCCTGGGCTGGACGTCTTCCCTGGTGCAGCGCGCCGAAGCCTCCCAGGCCCGGATCAACGAGTTCCTGCACCAGAAAACGGATATCGTCTCGCGGCAGAATGTGGAGAAGGAAATTCAGGGTGACATTGTGTTCGACCACGTCTCCTTCACTTACCCCGATACCGGTATTCAGGCCCTGCGCGACGTGTCCTTCCGCATCCGACCGGGCCAGACGCTGGCCGTCATCGGCAACACCGGCTCGGGCAAAAGCACCGTGGCCGCCCTGCTCTGCCGCCTCTACGACGTTTCCGGCGGCAGCATTCAGGTAGATGGCGTGGACGTGCGCGACTACGCCCTGACTTCGCTGCGGGAGCAAATCGGCTACGTGCCGCAGGATGTGTTCCTGTTTTCCGATACCATCCGCAACAACATCAACTTCGGCCTGGACCAACCCACGGAGGAACGCATGCTGCAGGCCGCCAAGGATGCCAACGTATACGACAACATCATCCGCTTTCCGGAAGGCTTCGACACCAAAGTGGGTGAGCGGGGAATTACGCTTTCCGGCGGCCAGAAGCAACGCGTCAGCATTGCCCGCGCCCTGGTAAAAGAGCCTGGCATCCTGATTCTCGACGACTCCCTATCCGCCGTGGACACCAACACGGAAAACGCTATTCTGGCCAGCCTGCAGCGCATTATGGCCAACCGCACCAGCCTCATCATCTCCCACCGGGTGTCCTCGGTAAAGCTGGCCGATGAGATTCTGGTACTGGATGACGGCCAGATTGTGCAGCACGGTACGCACGAGGC carries:
- a CDS encoding ABC transporter ATP-binding protein, whose product is MRALASTNKYLFRYKWHFLGGVLFVALSTLLAIFPAQIVRYSFDLVGEGIDLYHLYAGTEAQSGVYALFGRNVLLYGVLIVTMALLRGIFLFFMRQTLIVMSRLIENDQKNEIYQHYQSLPLSFYRRHSTGDLMSRISEDVGRVRMYIGPAIMYFLQLVILFLLIVPLMLMVNVKLTLYTLLPLPVLSISIFYVNNLIERKSDEIQRSLAGMTTFVQEAFSGIRVLKSFVREEDSHRQFALASDEYKQKSLSLNFVNSLFFPLILFLVGLSTIITVWVGGQEVIRGTITTGSIAEFLIYVNLLTWPVTALGWTSSLVQRAEASQARINEFLHQKTDIVSRQNVEKEIQGDIVFDHVSFTYPDTGIQALRDVSFRIRPGQTLAVIGNTGSGKSTVAALLCRLYDVSGGSIQVDGVDVRDYALTSLREQIGYVPQDVFLFSDTIRNNINFGLDQPTEERMLQAAKDANVYDNIIRFPEGFDTKVGERGITLSGGQKQRVSIARALVKEPGILILDDSLSAVDTNTENAILASLQRIMANRTSLIISHRVSSVKLADEILVLDDGQIVQHGTHEALMRDEQGLYRALYERQLQSEEV